CACACGTGACCGATTTGTAATAGATGGGTAAAATTGTACGGAGAAACAGATGCCGAATGGGGATACGGCCGACGCAGAGTACGATAATAAAGTGAAAAACAGAGAGGGCCCTGGACTTTGTCTGTGTGCAgaatacatatatatattagatATATCCCGTTGTGATCTGGTCAGATTGGTTGTTCACGCTAACGTTTAACAGTTTTGCTTCTCTTTACAAAGTCAATTGTAAAGAATTAAGTGAAATAAATACGATAAAAGgcgtttttttttggtgaacAGTTGTTATTTGGTCGGCTCGTTTATAACTGGATAGAATCTTTGTTTGGCTTGTTCTCCGCTTGTCAAAATATCTCCATTGAATTTTCTTACTAGGGCTAATACATTAGCCCGATTCAGTTCTGTTTATCGTCAATTGTCTACAATGGCTCCTTCAGTATCGAATGCTGAACACTTCAATTACTTGGTAATTGGcggtggtagtggtggtgttgcCTCTGCTCGTCGTGCTGCTAAGTATGGCGCCAAGGTCATGTTGATTGAAGGCAATCGTCTTGGTGGTACTTGTGTCAATGTTGGCTGTGTTCCTAAGAAAGTTATGTGGGCCGCTTCAGATCTGGCTAATAAGATTACTCATGCCAAGGGTTACGGATtcactgctgttgacaaGGAATTCTCTAAGCAATTCGATTGGCATGGATTCAAGGCTAAGAGAGACGCCTATGTTGCTAGACTTAATGATATCTATGCCAACAATTTGACTAAAGAAGGTGTTAAATATGTGTTTGGATGGGCCAAATTCGCTGATGCTAAGACTGTCGAGGTCAGTCTTCGTGAAGGTGGTACTGCTTATTACACGGCGGACCATATTttggttgctgctggtggtcaTCCTAAGGTTCCTGATGGAATCAAGAATGCCGATTTGGGTATTACTTCTGATGGATTCTTTGAATTAGAACAGCAACCTAAAGACGTGGCTATTGTGGGTGCTGGATATATTGGAGTTGAATTGGCTGGTGTTTTCAACGGTCTTGGTACCAATACTCATTTGTTGATTAGAGGTGAGACTGTTCTTCGAGCTTTTGATCCCATGATCCAAAACGCTGTTACTGATAACTATGTCAAGCATGGCGTTCATGTTCATAAGTTGTTCAAGTTCGATCCTGACACCGCTATTGAGAAGACTGCTAATGGAAGAATCAAGTTCACTTTCACCGATAAGGACTCTCCTAATGGACAGACCATTGAAGTCGACCAGATTATCTGGACCATTGGCCGTGCTCCTCTTAGTGACACTTTGAATGTCGAGGTTCCCGGACTCAAGCTCGATAATAAGGGTAAACTCGAGTGTGACGAGTACCAGAACACCAATGTGCCCAATATCTACTCTCTTGGTGATATTGCTTCACATGCTGTTGAGTTGACTCCTGTagccattgctgctggccgTCGTCTTTCGAACCGTCTTTTCGGTCCCGAGAAGTTTGCTAAGGACAAACTCGACTACACCAATATTCCCTCTGTTGTGTTTGCACACCCTGAGGCCGGTGCTATTGGACTCACCGAACCCCAGGCTCGCGAGACCTATGGTGACGAGAATGTTAAGGTCTACCAATCCAAGTTCGTGTCCATGTACTACGCACCTCTCGAAGCCGAACAAAAGGACTCCACAATCTACAAGATCGTTGTCGCCGGTCCCGAAGAAAAGGTCGTTGGTCTCCACATCATCGGCGACTCCTCGGCCGAGGTCCTCCAAGGCTTCGGTGTCGCTGTCAAGATGGGCGCTACTAAAGCCGACTTCGACAACTGTGTCGCCATCCACCCTACCTCTGCTGAGGAGCTCGTCACCATGACTTAGACTTTATACTCTTGAATATAACTACACACGTATCCTTGGgaccagcctccggcggctggggctgcgccccagaccccccggctcctctcgctgcgctcgagtcgttgcgtcgggcCACTTGCAGCGTCTGGACCCGGTTGGTTTTGCGCTCCCGACTTCGAGTatcgagcgaagcgagcaacggggtctggggcaacgccccagccgccggaggcaggccggGGACCGGAAAAAGAGCGGTTGGACCCTAGTTCACCAGGAAAAAGAGGGAATTTGTGCACCAAAATTAAAAAGCCAGGGGTATGTCACGTGATGCGCGGCTGCAAGCATAGTATGGTGGGTATTTGATGTCGAAGATTGGCGGTGAAATTTGGAGAGGAGCAAGCTGATATCGACAGGTTGACGAGCGTGTTGAGGAGATATTTGAGGAGGAAATGGTATGTTTGGGTTGGGAAAGTAGTGGGCAGCGCGGAAGATCGGGTGCTGGCTGAGTGGGATTGTTACTAACTGTTTTGTAGGCCGACGTGTCGAAGTTACCACCAGATTTGAAGAGGTTGTTCGAGCCTCCCCCACCGGTGAAGTACCTGGAACCCCAGGATATTCCGCCAGAAAAGAGGTCTACTGTGAAGATTTCGGGGATAGCAGGATATTTGAGTCGCATGACGACAGATCACGAAAAAGATTACGTTCCAACTGATAATTGGCTGCAGATTGTCAAGAATAACCGACGGAaaaaggctgctgagaaCGCAGTCAAGTTAAAAGAGGCGATTGCCAAATGGAATCCAGATGACGACCCTCAAGTTCGAGGAGATCCTTATAAAACACTGTTTCTTTCAAGATTGCATTACGACATTGTTGAAAAGGATCTGGAAGAAGTGTTCTCGCGGTACGGCATTTTAGAACGGATCCGTCTAGTACGAGATCAAGAAGGAAAATCCAGAGGGTATGCTTTCATTGTTTTTGAACGAGAAAGAGATATGAGGATAGCTCATAAAGAAAATTTAGGATTGACG
The Sugiyamaella lignohabitans strain CBS 10342 chromosome A, complete sequence genome window above contains:
- the GLR1 gene encoding glutathione-disulfide reductase GLR1 (Cytosolic and mitochondrial glutathione oxidoreductase; converts oxidized glutathione to reduced glutathione; cytosolic Glr1p is the main determinant of the glutathione redox state of the mitochondrial intermembrane space; mitochondrial Glr1p has a role in resistance to hyperoxia; protein abundance increases in response to DNA replication stress; GO_component: GO:0005737 - cytoplasm [Evidence IEA,IEA]; GO_component: GO:0005737 - cytoplasm [Evidence IDA] [PMID 14562095]; GO_component: GO:0005829 - cytosol [Evidence IDA] [PMID 23613772]; GO_component: GO:0005739 - mitochondrion [Evidence IDA] [PMID 14562095]; GO_component: GO:0005739 - mitochondrion [Evidence IDA] [PMID 14576278]; GO_component: GO:0005739 - mitochondrion [Evidence IDA] [PMID 16823961]; GO_component: GO:0005634 - nucleus [Evidence IDA] [PMID 14562095]; GO_component: GO:0005634 - nucleus [Evidence IDA] [PMID 23613772]; GO_function: GO:0050661 - NADP binding [Evidence IEA]; GO_function: GO:0050660 - flavin adenine dinucleotide binding [Evidence IEA]; GO_function: GO:0004362 - glutathione-disulfide reductase activity [Evidence IEA,IEA]; GO_function: GO:0004362 - glutathione-disulfide reductase activity [Evidence IDA] [PMID 19049979]; GO_function: GO:0004362 - glutathione-disulfide reductase activity [Evidence IDA] [PMID 7737505]; GO_function: GO:0016491 - oxidoreductase activity [Evidence IEA,IEA]; GO_function: GO:0016668 - oxidoreductase activity, acting on a sulfur group of donors, NAD(P) as acceptor [Evidence IEA]; GO_process: GO:0045454 - cell redox homeostasis [Evidence IEA]; GO_process: GO:0034599 - cellular response to oxidative stress [Evidence IMP] [PMID 8951820]; GO_process: GO:0006749 - glutathione metabolic process [Evidence IEA]; GO_process: GO:0055114 - oxidation-reduction process [Evidence IEA,IEA]; GO_process: GO:0010731 - protein glutathionylation [Evidence IGI] [PMID 20074363]) — protein: MAPSVSNAEHFNYLVIGGGSGGVASARRAAKYGAKVMLIEGNRLGGTCVNVGCVPKKVMWAASDLANKITHAKGYGFTAVDKEFSKQFDWHGFKAKRDAYVARLNDIYANNLTKEGVKYVFGWAKFADAKTVEVSLREGGTAYYTADHILVAAGGHPKVPDGIKNADLGITSDGFFELEQQPKDVAIVGAGYIGVELAGVFNGLGTNTHLLIRGETVLRAFDPMIQNAVTDNYVKHGVHVHKLFKFDPDTAIEKTANGRIKFTFTDKDSPNGQTIEVDQIIWTIGRAPLSDTLNVEVPGLKLDNKGKLECDEYQNTNVPNIYSLGDIASHAVELTPVAIAAGRRLSNRLFGPEKFAKDKLDYTNIPSVVFAHPEAGAIGLTEPQARETYGDENVKVYQSKFVSMYYAPLEAEQKDSTIYKIVVAGPEEKVVGLHIIGDSSAEVLQGFGVAVKMGATKADFDNCVAIHPTSAEELVTMT